The Apium graveolens cultivar Ventura chromosome 10, ASM990537v1, whole genome shotgun sequence nucleotide sequence TGGGCTCGCACTGTAAGTCGtctactctctctctctattcCTTTTCCTTTTTATCTGCGGGTCGGTCGTGTTTATAGTTTACCGATTTATAATGGCCGACTTTCCTTCGTCGTCGTCGTCGCATAGTGCCACCAACCGGGACCCCGGGAAGCGACCGTTGGAGGAGGGTGACGAGGAGTCTGTTTTGAACTTGGATAATCTAGAGATCCCGGACCTAGGTCAGTGTGGATCTTTTGATTTCTTAGGAAGCGATGAGTTTTTGAGGGGGGTGCCTCCAGGTCCTATGCCCTCTCCACCCTTAAGTCCTCGTACCCTGGAACTTAGGAATAGAACGGTCGAGGAAAGTCTTCGACTAGGCAGGATCGAATTTGAGAGCAAACCTAGTTTAAACTATCTTAGTTATTACATCACCGTCGACCCCCCTGCGAGTAAGTTGGAGAAGTACATCGACCTGTCTAACGGCTACCGTTACCGAGTGCCGACAGCAGATGAGAGGGTTTGGATGATGCCCGAGTTCGGGATGCATGGGGTTGCGATGATAATGTTTCAGTTTGGTCTTCGTTTGCCCATGCATCCGTTCTTCCTAACGATGTATGAGGCTATCGGTTGTGGTTTAGGGCAACTGACACCAAATTCTGTTGCTCAGTTAAGTGGTTTCGTGGCGCTGTGCTGTGATAAGGGTCGATCACCGActttgaaattgtttttctctaTTTATGGTGTGCGGTACTATGGTGGCCAAGTATATTTCGACTCCCGACATCGACGGATGAAGATTGTTAGTGTTAGGTCATCGAATTCTGGTTATCACTCGCAATGGTTGTACGTTGGGGGTCCTGACTTGGAATTTGTAAAGCCTTGCGGGAAAGTTAGCCAGGGCAcgattgattatttaaataacatgGAGAAGCACGATACTGCCTACCTCGATGAGTTTCATGGGTCGAGGACATGGTATACGCACTTAGATTTGAAGGACTCTGGATTTTTGGGGATGCACGATTGTAAGGGGGATGTATTAATTGTTATTGCCCTTATTTTGCTTACGTACTTAGTTTTTGTACTTGTCATTGTCGGCTCTTGCTTATTTTAATTTTCGTAAGTGCTTATATATAGGATGGCTGACTTATTGTTTTGTTTGTTTCTTTGTAGTGGAAGGCGCCTCACTTAAAAAGGTTTTAGACGGAGGAATTCGAGGAGGAATGGACAAGGCAATGATGTTGTTATTGCAGCGTGCTGCGAGGAGGCCTGCTGATGCGGCCAGGGCTGGACCGTCGGGGGTTCCTCATTCAGTTTCAATTGAATTGCTTGATGACCAGGGAAACAAGGTAATTGAAGACAATGAGAGGGTTGTTTCAGATCTTGTCCGCGTGGAGGGCAACCCTCGAAAGCGGTTTCGGAGGGAGGATGATGAAGTGGCTGTTGGAGGCCGGGGGGTCGGGTTCGAGGGTGTGAACAAAGATGTGGCCACTGCCGGGGAAAGGGTTTATGGGAAGACCGTCGACCCTCGGTCGAAGAAAGAGGTGATGAGGGTCGAGATTCAGCCCACGGAGCGATGGACGGGGGGATCAACTGTGCCCTTGAGGGCACTTAACCTCTTTAACTTACCTCAGGACTTGGTCGCTTATGATGGGAGGAAGCGTGAGGACCTTGTTGATCGATGTAAGAGCCGGGCTGGGAGGGTACGTTCATTCCCTTCTCTTTCTTTTTAATGTGcatgtttttttttttttttttgttttcatGTTCGGTCATGGTCATTTATAGTCATAGTTGTCGACCCTGTTTTCATGTCCCCCCCCTTTTTTGCAGTTTCTTTCCGATTTTATGCATATACTGGAGGATTACAAGGCTGATGTTGATGGTGAGGCTTGTTCCAAGCTCGAAGCTGAAGTTGCTGCCTTGAAGGGGGGAAAGAAGAAGATTGCGGTGGGTTTTGCGGAACTCGAGCACAGGGTGGCTGATTTGACTAAGGCAAATTCCGTACTGTCGAAAAAGGTTGCTGAGATGGAGGCTACAGAGCAGGTGTCGAGTGGGAGGATACAGGAGCTCGAGGGTCGACTGCTCGAGGTGGAAAGGGAGCTTGAAGAGGAAAAAGGCAAGCGCCAAGGCTTGCTTCGACAGGTTGAAGGAATGGATGGCTCCTACAAGTTGATCGTGAAAGAAAATGCGGATTTGAAGACAGAGGTAGAGAAAGCCGTTGAAGATATCGCTGGTGCTCTGGGCGACGGTTATGGACGATGCCTTCGGTGGATGGA carries:
- the LOC141690584 gene encoding uncharacterized protein LOC141690584, with product MDKAMMLLLQRAARRPADAARAGPSGVPHSVSIELLDDQGNKVIEDNERVVSDLVRVEGNPRKRFRREDDEVAVGGRGVGFEGVNKDVATAGERVYGKTVDPRSKKEVMRVEIQPTERWTGGSTVPLRALNLFNLPQDLVAYDGRKREDLVDRCKSRAGRFLSDFMHILEDYKADVDGEACSKLEAEVAALKGGKKKIAVGFAELEHRVADLTKANSVLSKKVAEMEATEQVSSGRIQELEGRLLEVERELEEEKGKRQGLLRQVEGMDGSYKLIVKENADLKTEVEKAVEDIAGALGDGYGRCLRWMEEAGFAVEGHAFDDYLRDLASKGVFKSFIDTNIMEVPELEKYSNHSGPGFVRSISYVLAGFAIYLSRV